One window from the genome of Candidatus Methanoperedens sp. encodes:
- a CDS encoding ABC transporter ATP-binding protein: protein MEIIKTSDLKKSYTLGKIDVKALNGVDSSIGQGEFVAIMGPSGCGKSTYLNMIGMLDTPTSGSIYIDGNDVTKMNSSARAEYRLKHIGFIFQFFNLFMELTALENVMFPMMLNKQPGHKEKAKGLLNLVGLGDRLHHLPSELSGGQQQRVTIARSLANSPKILLADEPTGNLDTRSSIEIIELFRKLNKERGQTIVMVTHSLEIGEMADRIIHFRDGKVE, encoded by the coding sequence ATGGAAATAATTAAAACCAGTGATCTTAAAAAGAGTTATACACTTGGCAAAATCGATGTTAAGGCACTCAACGGCGTTGACAGTTCTATAGGACAGGGAGAATTTGTTGCCATCATGGGTCCATCGGGTTGCGGCAAATCAACTTACCTGAACATGATCGGTATGCTTGATACCCCGACATCGGGGAGTATATACATAGATGGCAATGATGTGACGAAAATGAACAGCAGCGCGAGGGCAGAATACAGGTTAAAGCATATAGGCTTCATTTTCCAGTTCTTCAACCTATTCATGGAGCTCACAGCGCTTGAAAATGTAATGTTCCCCATGATGCTTAATAAGCAGCCCGGTCATAAGGAGAAGGCAAAGGGATTGCTCAATCTGGTTGGTCTTGGCGACAGGCTTCATCATCTCCCGTCAGAGTTGTCAGGCGGGCAGCAGCAGCGCGTTACTATTGCAAGAAGCCTTGCCAACAGCCCGAAAATACTCCTGGCTGATGAGCCGACAGGTAACCTTGATACAAGGTCTTCGATAGAAATAATTGAACTTTTCAGGAAATTAAACAAGGAGAGGGGGCAGACAATCGTAATGGTAACTCACAGTTTGGAAATTGGCGAGATGGCGGACAGGATAATCCATTTCAGGGATGGAAAGGTTGAGTGA